Proteins from one Syngnathoides biaculeatus isolate LvHL_M chromosome 8, ASM1980259v1, whole genome shotgun sequence genomic window:
- the myo7aa gene encoding myosin VIIAa isoform X1, with protein sequence MVLMAATLNCRFQGDYVWLDLKSGREFEVPIGAVVKLCDSGQIQVVDDEGNEHWISPQNAGNIKPMHPTSIHGVEDMIRLGDLNEAGILRNLLIRYSEKLIYTYTGSILVAINPYQLLPIYTADQIRLYTNKKIGEMPPHIFAIADNCYFNMQRNNRDQCCIISGESGAGKTESTKLILQFLAAISGQHSWIEQQVLEANPILEAFGNAKTIRNDNSSRFGKYIDIHFNKRGAIEGAKIEQYLLEKSRVCRQAQDERNYHIFYCMLKGMTATDKKKLGLSKATDYTYLTIGKCTVCDGRDDMKEYSNIRSAMKVLMFTDKENWEISKLLASILHMGNLRYEARTYDNLDACEVVPSAHLSSTSALLEVDGKDLMNCLTSRTLITRGETVSTPLSMQQALDVRDAFVKGIYGRLFVWIVDKINAAIYKPSSSHGKVVRRSIGLLDIFGFENFAVNRYGAESRATAPARGAKRACVCSFEQLCINFANENLQQFFVRHVFKLEQEEYNLENINWQHIEFTDNQDALDMIAVKPMNIISLIDEESRFPKGTDSTMLNKLNFQHKVNSNYIPPKNNHETQFGIQHFAGVVYYETRGFLEKNRDTLYGDIIQLVHSSKNKFVKQIFQADVAMFLCGFAPCLHLPTGSLPKGAETRKRSPTLSSQFKKSLELLMRTLSVCQPFFVRCIKPNEYKKPMLFDRDLCVRQLRYSGMMETIRIRRAGYPIRYTFVEFVDRYRVLMPGVKPAYKQEDLRGTCQRIAEAVLGRDDDWQMGKTKIFLKDHHDMLLEIERDKAITDKVILIQKVVRGFKDRSNFLRMRKSAVLIQKTWRGYQCRKNYGAMRAGFSRLQALVRARKLCASYHVARQRITGFQGRCRGFLVRRAFRHRLWAVFTVQAYTRGMIARRLYRRLRGEYRRRLEAEKMRLAEETKLRNQMSAKRAKAEAERKHQERLVQLAKEDAEREKKEKEEARRKKELVEQTERARLEPVNDSEMVDKMFGFLGTTSSFPGQEGQPPAGFEDLERTHRELEEEDLDEALPLPEDDEEEDLSEYKFAKFAATYFQGTTTNTYVRRPLKQPLLFHEDEGDQLAALAVWITVLRFMGDLPEPKYHTAISDGSEKIPVMTKIYETLGKKTYKRELQALQAEAETPPSDSHRKNSIRHKLVSLTLKKKSKITEEVTKRLNDGEHGLHGNSMLEDRPTSNLEKLHFIIGNGILRPALRDEIYCQICKQLSQNPSKSSHARGWILISLCVGCFAPSDKFLKYLRNFISSGPPGYAPYCEERLRRTFVNGTRTQPPSWLELQATKSKKPIMLPVTFMDGTTKTLLTDSATTAKELCNTLADKISLHDRFGFSLYIALFDKVSSLGSGNDHVMDAVSQCEQYAKEQGAQERNAPWRLFFRKEIFTPWHCASDDTVATNLIYQQTVRGVKFGEYRCDRDDLAELASQQYYVDYGSELLLERLLSLIPSYIPDREISTSRTVEKWSHFIMAAHKKGIYTQKRFDPQKVKEEVVDFARHKWPLLFSRFYEAFKFSGPSLPKNDLIVAVNWTGVYFVDEQEQVLLELSFPEITAVSSSRGGKLQSQSFTLATIKGDEYTFTSNNAEDIQDLVVTFLEGLRNRSKFVVALQDSPNQNGEPSTFLSFQKGDLILLDQDTGEQVLNSGWAHGVNERTNQRGDFPADSVYVLPTMTRPQQEIVALVTMTPDQRQQTARVSQLVLPDSEDSVKPYTLEEFSNDYFRPPPKHTLSRVMVTKNRGKDKLWSCTREPLKQPLLKKVVHHEELAQEACMAFIAVMKYMGDYPSKRTRSVNELTDQMFECALKAEPLKDEIFCQIIKQLTDNHVKYSEEKGWELLWLCTGLFPPSNVLLPHVQRFLQSERRHSLSTDCMHRLHKAVRNGSRKYPPHLVEVEAIQHKTTQIFHKVYFPDDTDEAFEVESGTRAKDLCQNIASRLLLKSPEGFSLFVKISDKVISVPEGDFFFDFVRHLTDWIKKSRPVKDGVVPSLTYQVFFMKKLWTSTVPGKDSFADSIFHYYQELPKYLRGYHKCSRDEVLQLAALIYRVKFEDDKSHFPAIPKMLRELVPQDLIRQMSPDDWKRSVVAFFNKQAGKSREEAKLMFLKIIYKWPTFGSAFFEVKQTTEPNYPEILLIAINKHGVSLIDPKTKDVLITHPFTKISNWSSGNTYFHITIGNLVRGSKLLCETSLGYKMDDLLTSYISQMLTAMNKQRSERARAK encoded by the exons ATGGTTCTAATGGCCGCAACACTGAACTGTCGTTTCCAGGGTGACTACGTGTGGTTGGACCTGAAGAGCGGTCGGGAGTTTGAGGTTCCGATTGGAGCGGTGGTGAAACTCTGCGACTCGGGCCAGATCCAAGTGGTGGATGATGAAGGAAAT GAGCACTGGATCTCCCCCCAGAATGCCGGAAACATAAAACCCATGCATCCGACCTCCATCCATGGTGTGGAGGACATGATCCGCCTGGGGGACCTCAACGAGGCCGGGATCTTGCGCAACCTGCTCATCAGATACAGCGAAAAGCTCATCTAC ACATACACGGGCTCCATTCTGGTGGCTATCAACCCGTATCAGCTGCTTCCCATCTACACAGCGGACCAGATCCGCCTGTACACCAACAAGAAGATCGGCGAGATGCCTCCTCACATTTTCGCCATCGCAGACAACTGTTACTTcaacatgcagaggaacaacCGCGACCAGTGCTGCATCATCAG CGGAGAGTCTGGAGCGGGTAAGACCGAAAGCACCAAGCTTATCCTGCAGTTCCTGGCGGCCATCAGCGGCCAACACTCGTGGATCGAGCAGCAGGTCCTGGAGGCCAATCCCATTCTGGAGG CCTTCGGAAACGCAAAGACCATTCGCAACGACAACTCGTCCCGCTTCGGCAAGTACATCGACATCCACTTCAACAAGAGGGGAGCCATCGAGGGCGCCAAGATCGAACAATACCTGCTGGAGAAGTCGCGAGTCTGTCGGCAG GCTCAGGACGAGAGGAACTACCACATCTTCTACTGCATGTTGAAGGGCATGACGGCGACCGACAAGAAGAAGCTGGGACTCAGCAAGGCCACAGACTACACATACCTCACCATA GGAAAGTGTACGGTGTGTGACGGTCGTGACGACATGAAAGAATACTCCAATATACGCTCAGCCATGAAG GTTCTGATGTTCACGGACAAAGAGAATTGGGAAATCTCCAAACTGCTGGCGTCCATTTTACACATGGGCAACCTGCGCTACGAAG CACGAACGTACGACAACTTGGACGCCTGCGAGGTCGTACCCAGCGCGCATCTTTCCAGCACGTCTGCGCTGCTAGAG GTGGACGGCAAGGACCTGATGAACTGCCTGACGAGCCGGACGCTGATCACCAGGGGAGAAACCGTGTCCACGCCGCTCAGCATGCAGCAAGCGCTGGACGTGCGGGACGCCTTCGTCAAG GGGATTTACGGCCGCCTGTTCGTGTGGATCGTGGACAAGATCAACGCCGCCATCTACAAGCCTTCGTCCTCGCACGGCAAAGTCGTCAGGCGCTCCATCGGACTGCTGGACATTTTCGGCTTCGAGAACTTCGCCGTCAACAGGTACGGCGCGGAGTCGCGCGCAACAGCACCCGCGCGCGGCGCTAAGCGGGCGTGCGTCTGCAGTTTCGAGCAGCTGTGCATCAACTTCGCCAACGAGAACCTGCAGCAGTTCTTCGTGCGCCACGTCTTCAAGCTGGAGCAGGAGGAGTACAACCTGGAGAACATCAACTGGCAGCACATCGAGTTCACCGACAACCAGGACGCCCTCGACATGATCGCCGTCAAGCCCATGAACATCATCTCGCTCATCGACGAGGAGAGCCGCTTCCCCAAG GGTACAGACAGCACCATGTTGAATAAACTCAACTTCCAGCACAAAGTGAACAGCAACTACATTCCGCCCAAGAACAACCACGAAACTCAGTTTGGGATCCAGCACTTTGCCGGCGTGGTCTACTACGAAACCCGAG GCTTCCTGGAGAAGAACCGGGACACGTTGTACGGCGACATCATCCAGCTGGTTCACTCCTCCAAGAACAAGTTCGTCAAGCAGATTTTCCAGGCTGACGTTGCCATG TTTCTCTGTGGTTTTGCCCCCTGTCTCCATCTTCCAACCGGCTCGCTGCCAAAG GGCGCAGAGACCAGGAAGCGGTCTCCCACGCTCAGCAGTCAGTTCAAGAAATCTCTGGAGTTGCTGATGAGGACGTTGAGCGTCTGTCAGCCATTTTTCGTACGCTGCATCAAACCCAACGAGTACAAGAAGCCCATG CTGTTTGACCGGGACCTGTGCGTGCGCCAGCTGAGGTACTCGGGAATGATGGAGACCATCCGCATCCGCCGCGCAGGCTACCCCATCCGCTACACCTTCGTGGAGTTTGTGGACCGCTACCGCGTGCTCATGCCTGGAGTCAAACCCGCCTACAAGCAG GAGGACCTGAGAGGGACGTGCCAGAGGATCGCCGAGGCCGTGCTGGGCCGCGACGACGACTGGCAGATGGGAAAGACCAAGATCTTCCTCAAG GATCATCACGATATGCTACTGGAGATCGAGAGGGACAAGGCCATCACGGACAAGGTCATCCTCATCCAGAAGGTGGTGCGGGGTTTCAAGGACAG ATCAAACTTCCTGAGGATGAGGAAGTCGGCCGTGCTGATTCAGAAGACCTGGCGGGGATATCAGTGCAGGAAGAACTACGGCGCT ATGCGGGCGGGCTTCTCTCGCCTCCAGGCTCTGGTGCGCGCCAGGAAGCTGTGCGCCTCGTACCACGTGGCCCGCCAGCGCATCACCGGCTTCCAGGGCCGATGCCGAGGCTTCCTGGTGCGGCGCGCCTTCAGACACCGCCTGTGGGCCGTCTTCACCGTCCAGGCGTACACCCGAGGGATGATTGCGCGCAGGCTCTACCGCAGGCTCAGGGGCGAG TACCGAAGGAGGCTGGAGGCTGAGAAGATGCGTCTGGCCGAAGAGACCAAGCTGAGGAACCAGATGTCTGCAAAGAGGGCCAAGGCCGAAGCGGAACGCAAACATCAG GAGCGTCTGGTCCAGCTGGCCAAAGAGGATGCCGAGCgtgagaagaaagaaaaagaggaggcGAGGAGGAAGAAAGAGCTGGTCGAGCAGACAGAGCGGGCCCGTTTGGAACCAGTTAATGACTCAGAGATGGTGGACAAAATGTTCGGCTTCCTTGGGACCACCAGCTCCTTTCCCGGCCAGGAGGGACAACCACCCGCCGGCTTCGAG GACTTGGAGCGGACCCACCgggagctggaggaggaggacctgGACGAGGCTCTTCCTCTGCCggaggacgacgaggaggaggatcTGTCAGAGTACAAGTTTGCCAAGTTTGCAGCCACCTATTTCCAGGGAACCACGACGAACACCTACGTCAGACGACCGCTCAAGCAACCGCTCCTTTTCCATGAAGATGAAGGAGACCAGCTG GCAGCCCTGGCCGTGTGGATAACCGTGCTGAGGTTCATGGGGGATCTGCCAGAGCCCAAGTATCACACGGCCATCAGCGACGGGAGCGAGAAGATTCCGGTCATGACCAAGATCTACGAGACCCTCGGGAAGAAGACGTACAAGAGGGAGCTGCAGGCCCTCCAGGCAGAGGCAGAG ACTCCTCCGTCCGACAGCCATCGCAAAAACAGCATCCGACACAAGTTGGTCTCTCTCACCCTGAAGAAGAAATCCAAGATCACAGAGGAG GTCACTAAACGCCTCAATGATGGAGAGCATGGTCTCCATGGTAACAGCATGTTGGAGGACCGCCCGACATCCAACCTGGAGAAACTTCACTTCATCATCGGGAATGGCATCCTGAGGCCAGCAttgag GGATGAGATCTATTGTCAGATCTGCAAGCAGCTGAGTCAGAACCCATCCAAGAGCTCACACGCTCGAGGCTGGATCCTCATCAGTTTGTGCGTTGGCTGCTTCGCACCGTCAGACAAGTTCCTCAAG TACCTGAGGAACTTCATCAGCAGTGGGCCACCGGGTTACGCCCCATACTGTGAAGAACGACTCAGAAGAACGTTCGTTAATGGTACCAGAACACAACCTCCATCTTGGCTGGAGCTGCAG GCAACCAAGTCCAAGAAACCAATCATGCTGCCGGTGACGTTCATGGACGGAACCACCAAAACACTGCTGACGGACTCGGCGACCACCGCCAAGGAGCTCTGCAACACACTTGCCGACAAGATCAGCCTGCACGACCGATTCGGCTTCTCGCTCTATATCGCGCTCTTTGACAAG GTGTCGTCGTTGGGCAGCGGGAACGACCACGTGATGGACGCAGTGTCACAGTGCGAGCAGTACGCCAAGGAGCAGGGAGCCCAGGAGAGAAACGCCCCCTGGCGGCTGTTCTTCAGGAAAGAGATCTTCACGCCGTGGCACTGCGCCTCCGATGACACGGTCGCCACCAACCTCATCTACCAGCAAACCGTCAGGGGCGTCAAGTTTGGAGAGTACCGCTGTGACCGG GACGACCTAGCAGAACTTGCGTCTCAGCAGTACTACGTGGATTACGGCTCGGAGCTCCTGCTGGAACGCCTGCTGAGCCTCATCCCGTCCTATATCCCCGACAGAGAGATCAGCACATCGAGAACGGTGGAGAAGTGGTCACACTTCATCATGGCAGCACACAAAAAG GGCATCTACACCCAGAAGAGGTTTGATCCCCAGAAGGTGAAAGAGGAAGTGGTAGACTTTGCTCGCCACAAGTGGCCTCTGCTCTTCTCTAGATTCTACGAAGCCTTCAAGTTCTCTG GTCCAAGTCTGCCCAAGAACGACCTCATTGTTGCGGTCAACTGGACCGGGGTATACTTTGTGGATGAGCAAGAGCAGGTCCTGCTAGAACTTTCCTTCCCAGAAATCACTGCGGTGTCTAGCAGCAG GGGCGGAAAGTTGCAGAGTCAGAGCTTCACGCTGGCAACCATCAAAGGAGATGAGTACACTTTCACCTCTAATAATGCTGAGGACATCCAAGATCTGGTGGTGACCTTCCTGGAAGGCCTGAGGAACAGGTCCAAGTTTGTTGTGGCGCTACAGGACAGTCCCAATCAGA ATGGTGAACCGTCCACGTTCCTGAGTTTCCAGAAGGGAGACCTGATACTGCTGGACCAGGACACCGGAGAGCAGGTTCTCAACTCGGGCTGGGCGCACGGCGTAAATGAAAGAACCAACCAGAGAGGAGACTTCCCGGCAGACTCGGTCTACGTCCTGCCCACCATGACACGACCGCAGCAGGAGATCGTG gcGTTGGTCACCATGACACCAGATCAGCGGCAGCAGACAGCAAGGGTCTCGCAACTTGTCCTGCCTGACAGCGAAGACTCTGTCAAACCTTACACACTGGAGGAATTCTCTAATGACTACTTTAG GCCTCCACCCAAGCACACCCTGAGCAGGGTGATGGTCACAAAGAACCGAGGCAAGGATAAGCTGTGGAGCTGCACCAGGGAGCCTCTCAAACAGCCCCTGCTGAAGAAGGTGGTCCACCACGAGGAGCTTGCTCAGGAGGCCTGTATGGCCTTCATCG CTGTGATGAAGTACATGGGCGACTACCCGTCCAAGCGCACTCGCTCAGTCAACGAGTTGACGGACCAGATGTTCGAGTGCGCGCTGAAGGCCGAGCCCCTGAAGGACGAGATTTTCTGCCAGATCATCAAGCAGCTCACCGACAACCACGTCAA GTACAGCGAGGAGAAAGGCTGGGAGCTGCTTTGGTTGTGCACGGGCCTCTTCCCTCCCAGCAACGTGCTGCTGCCGCACGTCCAGCGCTTCCTGCAGTCCGAGAGGCGACACTCGCTCTCGACCGACTGCATGCACAGGCTGCACAAAGCCGTACG AAACGGGTCCAGGAAGTACCCGCCTCATCTGGTGGAAGTGGAGGCCATCCAGCACAAGACCACGCAGATCTTCCACAAGGTTTACTTCCCTGACGACACTGATGAG GCGTTTGAGGTGGAGTCCGGCACCAGAGCCAAGGACCTGTGCCAGAACATCGCCAGCAGACTGCTGCTCAAGTCCCCGGAAGGATTCAGCCTCTTCGTCAAGATCTCGGACAAG GTGATCAGCGTTCCAGAGGGAGACTTCTTCTTTGACTTTGTCCGACATCTGACGGACTGGATCAAGAAATCACGGCCAGTCAAAGACG GAGTGGTTCCCTCGCTGACCTATCAGGTGTTCTTCATGAAGAAGTTGTGGACCAGCACCGTTCCCGGCAAGGACTCCTTCGCCGACTCCATCTTCCACTACTACCAG GAGCTGCCCAAATACCTGCGCGGCTACCACAAGTGTTCGCGAGACGAAGTCCTCCAGCTGGCGGCGCTCATCTACCGCGTCAAGTTCGAGGACGACAAGTCCCACTTTCCCGCCATTCCCAAGATGCTGCGCGAGCTGGTCCCGCAGGATCTCATCCGCCAGATGTCACCAGATGACTGGAAGAGG TCGGTGGTGGCCTTCTTCAACAAGCAAGCCGGTAAATCCAGAGAAGAAGCCAAACTGATGTTTCTTAAAATCATCTACAAATGGCCGACATTTGGCTCCGCCTTCTTTGAAGTCAAG CAAACCACGGAGCCCAACTACCCGGAGATCCTCCTGATCGCCATCAATAAACATGGAGTCAGCCTCATCGACCCAAAGACCAAG GACGTTCTGATCACCCATCCCTTCACCAAGATCTCCAACTGGAGCAGCGGGAACACATACTTCCACATCACCATCGGAAACCTCGTCAGAGGAAGCAAACTCCTCTGCGAAACCTCCCTG